In Amycolatopsis coloradensis, one genomic interval encodes:
- the frr gene encoding ribosome recycling factor gives MIDETLLDAEEKMEKAVSVAKEDLSSVRTGRAHPGMFSRIVVEYYGAPTPLNQMASVNIPEARMALIKPYDQTSLNAIEKAIRESDLGVNPSNDGNVIRIVIPQLTEERRKEMVKVAKAKGEDARVSIRSVRRKAKEELDRIKKDGEAGEDEVVHAEKELQNLTDTYSHKVDELVKHKEAELLEV, from the coding sequence GTGATCGACGAGACCCTCCTCGACGCCGAGGAGAAGATGGAAAAAGCGGTGTCCGTCGCCAAGGAGGACCTGTCGTCGGTACGCACCGGCCGGGCCCACCCCGGGATGTTCTCGCGCATTGTCGTCGAGTACTACGGCGCGCCGACCCCGCTGAACCAGATGGCGAGCGTCAACATCCCCGAAGCCCGGATGGCGTTGATCAAGCCTTACGACCAGACCTCGCTCAACGCCATCGAGAAGGCGATCCGCGAGTCGGACCTCGGTGTGAACCCGAGCAACGACGGCAACGTGATCCGCATCGTCATTCCGCAGCTCACCGAAGAGCGCCGCAAGGAGATGGTCAAGGTCGCCAAGGCCAAGGGCGAGGACGCCCGCGTTTCGATCCGCAGCGTCCGCCGCAAGGCCAAGGAAGAGCTCGACCGGATCAAGAAGGACGGCGAGGCGGGCGAGGACGAGGTCGTCCACGCCGAGAAGGAACTCCAGAACCTCACCGACACCTACAGTCACAAGGTCGACGAGCTGGTGAAACACAAGGAAGCCGAGCTACTCGAGGTCTGA
- a CDS encoding M23 family metallopeptidase has protein sequence MTSTTSSRPVTRHSFAIDRTGGRHRRPGHARRLPRLAILATVLAILTSAAMPGTARGTPSPQGRLSWPLSPAPSVTRYFEPPSTPYGPGHRGVDLAAPPGANVLAAAEGVVMFAGQVAGRGVVSIDHDGGLRTTYQPLAPTVTAGDQVYRGQVLGTLAAGHPGCPEPACLHFGVRRGEEYVDPLAVIGELSVIRLKPWEGD, from the coding sequence ATGACCTCGACGACCTCTTCCCGCCCTGTCACCAGGCATTCCTTCGCGATCGACCGCACCGGCGGCAGGCACCGCCGCCCAGGGCACGCCCGGCGCCTTCCCCGCCTCGCGATCCTCGCGACCGTGCTCGCGATCCTCACGTCCGCGGCGATGCCCGGGACGGCGAGAGGGACGCCCTCCCCCCAGGGGCGCCTCTCCTGGCCGCTCTCGCCGGCACCGAGCGTCACCAGGTACTTCGAGCCGCCCTCGACGCCGTACGGCCCCGGTCATCGGGGCGTCGACCTCGCCGCGCCACCGGGTGCGAACGTGCTCGCGGCCGCCGAGGGAGTGGTGATGTTCGCCGGGCAGGTGGCGGGCCGCGGAGTGGTGTCGATCGATCACGACGGAGGCCTGCGCACCACCTACCAACCGCTCGCCCCGACGGTCACCGCAGGTGATCAGGTCTACCGCGGCCAGGTGCTCGGAACGCTCGCGGCGGGCCACCCGGGCTGCCCGGAGCCGGCATGCCTGCATTTCGGCGTGCGGCGGGGCGAGGAGTACGTCGATCCGCTCGCGGTGATCGGTGAGCTGTCCGTGATCCGCCTCAAACCCTGGGAAGGAGACTGA
- a CDS encoding phosphatidate cytidylyltransferase, with protein MSQVSEEREDRVENPEPVPAKKPEPAKKVSRAGRNLPAAIGVGLLLGAAIVTSLLTVRFLFIGIIAIAIAVGTIELAGALKRAAGIRVALVPVLVGGQAMIWLAWPYGREGALTAFVLTVLVCLLWRLPGGADGYLRDISASVFAAAYIPLFGAFAAMLVPPEDGVGRVLAFMIGVVASDTGGYIAGVLGGKHPMAPSISPKKTWEGFAGSLVAGVVAGALTLSLLLDGHAWQGVLFGAAIVCTATLGDLVESLIKRDLGVKDMGNMLPGHGGLMDRLDSLLPSAVVSWLLLSAFVPV; from the coding sequence ATGAGCCAGGTGAGCGAGGAACGCGAGGACCGGGTGGAGAACCCGGAACCGGTTCCGGCCAAGAAGCCGGAACCGGCGAAGAAGGTTTCCCGCGCCGGCCGCAACCTGCCCGCCGCGATCGGGGTCGGGCTGCTGCTGGGGGCGGCGATCGTCACGTCCCTGCTCACCGTCCGCTTTCTGTTCATCGGCATCATCGCGATCGCCATCGCGGTCGGCACGATCGAGCTGGCTGGGGCACTGAAGCGCGCGGCGGGCATCCGGGTCGCGCTGGTCCCGGTGCTCGTCGGCGGTCAGGCGATGATCTGGCTGGCGTGGCCGTACGGCCGTGAAGGCGCGCTGACGGCGTTCGTGCTGACGGTGCTCGTCTGCCTGCTGTGGCGGTTGCCCGGCGGCGCGGACGGTTACCTGCGCGACATCAGCGCGTCGGTCTTCGCCGCCGCGTACATCCCGCTTTTCGGCGCCTTCGCCGCCATGCTTGTCCCGCCGGAGGACGGCGTCGGCCGGGTGCTGGCGTTCATGATCGGCGTCGTCGCTTCGGACACGGGCGGCTACATCGCCGGTGTCCTGGGCGGCAAACACCCGATGGCGCCCAGTATCAGCCCGAAGAAGACCTGGGAAGGGTTCGCCGGTTCGCTCGTGGCCGGTGTGGTCGCCGGCGCGCTGACCCTGAGCCTTCTCCTCGACGGCCACGCCTGGCAGGGCGTGCTGTTCGGCGCGGCGATCGTCTGCACGGCGACACTGGGCGATCTCGTCGAGTCGCTGATCAAGCGCGACCTCGGCGTCAAGGACATGGGGAACATGCTGCCGGGCCACGGCGGGCTGATGGACCGGCTCGACTCGTTGCTCCCTTCGGCCGTCGTCTCCTGGCTGCTGCTCTCCGCATTCGTCCCCGTTTAA
- the tsf gene encoding translation elongation factor Ts: MANYTAADVKRLRELTGSGMMNCKKALEENDGDFDKAVEFLRIKGAKDVGKRAERATAEGLVAGDGGVLIELDSETDFVAKNEDFQALAAKIVEVAKAEKTSDVEKLKAASLDGKTVEEQVQELAARIGEKLELRRVAAYEGTTTTYLHRRGADLPPAVGVLIEYTGEGEAAAEAARGAAMQVAALKAKYLTREEVPAEIVENERRVAEATAREEGKPEQAMPKIIEGKVNAYYKDNVLLEQPSVKDNKKTVKALLDEAGVSVSRFARFEVGQA, from the coding sequence ATGGCGAACTACACCGCCGCAGACGTGAAGCGTCTCCGGGAGCTGACCGGCTCCGGAATGATGAACTGCAAGAAAGCGCTGGAGGAGAACGACGGCGACTTCGACAAGGCCGTCGAGTTCCTGCGCATCAAGGGCGCCAAGGACGTTGGCAAGCGCGCCGAGCGCGCCACCGCCGAGGGCCTCGTCGCCGGTGACGGCGGCGTGCTGATCGAGCTCGACTCCGAGACCGACTTCGTCGCGAAGAACGAGGACTTCCAGGCCCTCGCCGCGAAGATCGTCGAGGTCGCGAAGGCCGAGAAGACCAGCGACGTCGAGAAGCTGAAGGCCGCCTCGCTCGACGGCAAGACCGTCGAGGAGCAGGTCCAGGAGCTCGCCGCCCGCATCGGTGAGAAGCTCGAGCTGCGCCGTGTCGCCGCTTACGAGGGCACCACCACCACGTACCTGCACCGTCGCGGTGCGGACCTTCCGCCCGCCGTCGGCGTGCTCATCGAGTACACCGGTGAGGGCGAGGCCGCCGCGGAGGCCGCCCGTGGCGCCGCCATGCAGGTCGCCGCGCTCAAGGCCAAGTACCTCACCCGCGAAGAGGTCCCGGCCGAGATCGTCGAGAACGAGCGTCGCGTCGCCGAGGCCACCGCCCGCGAAGAGGGCAAGCCGGAGCAGGCCATGCCCAAGATCATCGAGGGCAAGGTCAACGCGTACTACAAGGACAACGTCCTGCTCGAGCAGCCGTCGGTCAAGGACAACAAGAAGACCGTCAAGGCCCTGCTCGACGAGGCCGGCGTGTCCGTGAGCCGGTTCGCCCGGTTCGAGGTCGGCCAGGCCTGA
- the pyrH gene encoding UMP kinase yields MGVRVEGGYRRVLLKLGGEMFGGGSIGVDPDVVHSVAQQIADVARTGVQIAVVIGGGNYFRGAELSQRGMDRDRADYMAMLGTVMNCLALQDFLEKEGLPTRVQTAITMGQVAEPYIPRRAERHLEKGRVVIFGAGVGMPYFSTDTAAAQRALELGCEAVLMAKAVDGVYTADPKSDPTAEMFHEISHREVLERDLKVADATAFSLCMDNNMPIIVFNLLTEGNIARAVSGERIGTLVDTPADGVPA; encoded by the coding sequence ATGGGTGTCCGGGTCGAAGGCGGATACCGGCGGGTGCTGCTGAAGCTGGGCGGCGAGATGTTCGGCGGCGGTTCCATCGGGGTTGATCCGGATGTGGTGCACTCGGTCGCTCAGCAGATCGCCGACGTCGCGCGGACGGGCGTGCAGATCGCCGTCGTGATCGGCGGTGGCAACTACTTCCGCGGCGCGGAACTGTCGCAGCGCGGCATGGACCGCGACCGCGCGGACTACATGGCGATGCTCGGCACCGTCATGAACTGCCTGGCGTTGCAGGACTTCCTGGAGAAGGAGGGCCTGCCGACCCGCGTGCAGACCGCCATCACCATGGGGCAGGTCGCCGAGCCGTACATCCCGCGCCGCGCCGAGCGTCACCTGGAGAAGGGTCGCGTCGTCATCTTCGGCGCCGGGGTCGGCATGCCGTACTTCTCGACCGACACCGCCGCCGCGCAGCGCGCGCTCGAACTCGGTTGCGAGGCCGTCTTGATGGCGAAGGCCGTCGACGGCGTCTACACCGCGGACCCGAAGAGCGACCCGACCGCCGAGATGTTCCACGAGATCAGCCACCGCGAGGTGCTGGAACGGGATCTCAAGGTCGCCGACGCCACCGCGTTCAGCCTGTGCATGGACAACAACATGCCGATCATCGTGTTCAATCTGCTCACCGAGGGGAACATCGCCCGCGCGGTCAGTGGTGAGAGGATCGGCACCCTGGTCGACACCCCCGCCGACGGGGTGCCCGCGTAG
- the rpsB gene encoding 30S ribosomal protein S2 produces MAVVTMKQLLDSGVHFGHQTRRWNPKMKRYIFTERNGIYIIDLQQTLTYIDRAYEFIKETVAHGGTIMFVGTKKQAQEAIAAEASRVGMPYVNQRWLGGMLTNFQTVHKRLLRLKELESQEQTGGFAGLTKREILTLTREKDKLEKTLGGIRDMAKVPSIVWIVDTKKEHIAVGEARKLNIPVVAILDTNCDPDEVDYPIPGNDDAIRSAALLTKVVAEAAAAGLMARSSRNGSSADAKPEAGVATDEPLAEWEKELLAGSETAAADAKEAAAATEAATEAPAEQATASS; encoded by the coding sequence ATGGCCGTCGTCACCATGAAGCAGCTGCTCGACAGCGGCGTGCACTTCGGGCACCAGACCCGTCGGTGGAACCCGAAGATGAAGCGCTACATCTTCACCGAGCGCAACGGCATCTACATCATCGACCTGCAGCAGACGCTGACCTACATCGACCGTGCGTACGAGTTCATCAAGGAAACCGTCGCGCACGGCGGCACCATCATGTTCGTCGGCACGAAGAAGCAGGCTCAGGAAGCGATCGCCGCCGAGGCTTCGCGCGTGGGCATGCCCTACGTGAACCAGCGCTGGCTCGGTGGCATGCTGACCAACTTCCAGACGGTGCACAAGCGTCTCCTCCGCCTGAAGGAGCTCGAGTCGCAGGAGCAGACCGGTGGTTTCGCCGGCCTGACCAAGCGCGAAATCCTCACGCTCACCCGTGAGAAGGACAAGCTCGAGAAGACCCTCGGCGGTATCCGCGACATGGCCAAGGTGCCGAGCATCGTGTGGATCGTCGACACGAAGAAGGAGCACATCGCCGTCGGCGAGGCTCGCAAGCTGAACATCCCGGTCGTCGCGATCCTGGACACCAACTGCGACCCGGACGAGGTCGACTACCCGATTCCGGGTAACGACGACGCCATCCGTTCGGCCGCGCTGCTGACCAAGGTCGTGGCCGAGGCCGCCGCCGCCGGTCTGATGGCCCGCTCCAGCCGCAACGGTTCCTCCGCCGACGCCAAGCCCGAGGCGGGCGTCGCCACGGACGAGCCGCTGGCCGAGTGGGAGAAGGAGCTGCTCGCCGGCTCCGAGACCGCCGCCGCGGACGCCAAGGAAGCCGCCGCCGCGACCGAGGCCGCCACCGAGGCGCCGGCCGAGCAGGCCACCGCCTCCTCCTGA